GCCGGGCAAAACACCGTGAAGAATTTCGTGCATTTCTTGCTCCCAATTGCTGTGCGACGAGCCGGACGAAATCCGCGGCACCATGCCGGTGCGGACTTTCCGAATCGATGGTCGGGAGCGGCGTTATTTCACGTGAGTTTTTTCAGCCAGCGGAACAATTTGTCCCAATCCTGCTGATGTGAACGCACGATTTCCGAGTGGTAATCGAAAATACTTTTCCCCAACGCCGCCGCCAACACATATCCCTGTGTGTCGCGTAACGTCGCAAAGGTTGCGAATGGCAGACGTTTCATTTCTTCGAGCGCCTGTTGCGAGGCGTTGGTCCACGGTTTCATGCGATTCGCGACCAGCGCGACCGGCACCTTGCCACGCTTGATGCGCGGCAGTTCGGCAAGTTCGGCGAGAAACGGCGCGGTCGCCTCGAAATCGATGTTGGAAGGCAACAACGGCACGATCACCGCATCGACAAACTCCAGATATTCTTCCACGTCGCTGGCGCGCAGGCCTGCTGGCGTGTCGATAATCACGCGTTGTGCGTCCGCCGGAATTTTGTCGTGCCAACCGCGTTTCAGGCCGCTCAGCGGCAGTACCGCGCTGGCGAGGCCGGCGCGTTTTTCGCACCAGCGATAACTGGAACCGAGACGGTCGGCATCGACCAGCACGGTGTTTTTGCCATCCT
The sequence above is drawn from the Pseudolysobacter antarcticus genome and encodes:
- a CDS encoding ParA family protein is translated as MLKILLASSKGGCGKTTIATNLAAHYAQDGKNTVLVDADRLGSSYRWCEKRAGLASAVLPLSGLKRGWHDKIPADAQRVIIDTPAGLRASDVEEYLEFVDAVIVPLLPSNIDFEATAPFLAELAELPRIKRGKVPVALVANRMKPWTNASQQALEEMKRLPFATFATLRDTQGYVLAAALGKSIFDYHSEIVRSHQQDWDKLFRWLKKLT